One stretch of Pararhizobium qamdonense DNA includes these proteins:
- a CDS encoding metal-dependent hydrolase, with protein MKIKWLGHSAFHLETAKSKILIDPFFTGNPSFDESSRKDAASGLTHILLTHGHGDHVGDTIALAKETGATVVANADLAAWLGSKGVQAIEMGNTGGTIHLNGFSTTFVNALHSSAQLTEDGVSHSLGNANGLVLHFEDEPTLYHMGDTDIFSDMALIQELHQPEIGLVPIGDRFTMGGAVAALACQRFFKFATVLPCHYGSFGIIDQTPDLFIAGMDGASAKVEAPAVGGIVAV; from the coding sequence ATGAAGATCAAATGGCTCGGACATTCCGCGTTCCATCTCGAAACCGCCAAGTCGAAAATCCTCATCGACCCGTTCTTCACCGGCAACCCGTCCTTCGACGAATCCTCGCGCAAGGATGCGGCCTCGGGGCTCACCCATATTCTGCTCACCCACGGGCATGGCGACCATGTCGGCGATACGATTGCGCTTGCCAAGGAAACCGGCGCCACCGTGGTTGCCAATGCCGATCTCGCTGCATGGCTGGGCTCGAAGGGCGTTCAGGCAATCGAAATGGGCAATACGGGCGGCACCATCCATCTTAACGGCTTTTCCACCACCTTCGTCAATGCGCTGCATTCCTCTGCGCAGCTGACTGAAGACGGCGTGTCGCATTCGCTGGGCAATGCCAATGGTTTGGTCCTGCATTTCGAAGACGAGCCAACGCTCTATCATATGGGCGATACCGATATCTTCTCCGACATGGCGCTGATCCAGGAACTGCATCAGCCGGAGATCGGCCTCGTGCCGATCGGTGACCGCTTCACCATGGGCGGTGCCGTGGCAGCCCTTGCCTGCCAGCGCTTCTTCAAATTCGCGACGGTTCTTCCCTGCCATTATGGCTCGTTCGGCATCATCGACCAGACGCCGGACCTGTTCATCGCCGGCATGGACGGCGCTTCCGCCAAGGTCGAGGCGCCTGCAGTCGGTGGTATTGTTGCCGTCTAA
- the ruvX gene encoding Holliday junction resolvase RuvX, with the protein MAVLSIEDLASTLLPSQAIAGLDLGTKTIGISVSDLGRRFATPREVIKRVKFGLDAQALLAMAEKERIAAFIIGLPINMDGSAGPRAQATRAFVHNMAQKTGLPFIYWDERLSTVAAERVLIEMDVSRKKRADRIDSAAASFILQGALDRLASLAKGAAAASDG; encoded by the coding sequence ATGGCTGTTCTCAGCATCGAAGACCTTGCATCCACTCTCCTGCCGAGCCAGGCCATCGCGGGCCTCGACCTCGGTACCAAGACGATCGGCATTTCGGTGTCGGATCTCGGACGGCGGTTTGCCACGCCGCGCGAGGTGATCAAGCGGGTGAAGTTCGGCCTGGATGCGCAGGCGCTGCTGGCCATGGCTGAGAAGGAGAGAATTGCCGCCTTCATCATCGGCCTGCCGATCAACATGGACGGCTCGGCCGGTCCGCGCGCGCAGGCGACCCGGGCTTTCGTGCACAACATGGCGCAGAAGACCGGCCTGCCGTTCATCTACTGGGACGAACGGCTCTCGACCGTTGCGGCCGAGCGGGTGCTGATCGAGATGGATGTTTCGCGCAAGAAGCGGGCCGACCGGATTGATTCGGCCGCCGCATCCTTCATTCTTCAGGGCGCGCTGGACAGATTGGCATCCTTGGCAAAGGGTGCTGCTGCTGCCTCAGACGGCTGA
- a CDS encoding DUF6105 family protein codes for MKWFFILWAGPVILLTAWYGLSYYDMSFGFFMLTRQTHDLVFTIYGNVLGIPPETIPPLVARAIAFDSLLVFAIIAYRKRREIRAWYKRRFPPAQPSEAAAAPFAKDANLSSAP; via the coding sequence ATGAAGTGGTTCTTCATCCTCTGGGCAGGCCCGGTCATTCTTTTGACCGCCTGGTATGGCCTTTCCTATTACGACATGAGCTTCGGCTTCTTCATGCTGACGCGTCAGACGCATGACCTGGTCTTCACCATCTATGGCAACGTGCTGGGCATTCCGCCCGAAACCATTCCGCCGCTGGTGGCACGCGCCATCGCCTTCGACAGCCTGCTGGTGTTTGCCATCATCGCCTACCGCAAGCGCCGGGAAATCCGCGCCTGGTACAAGAGGCGGTTTCCGCCGGCTCAGCCGTCTGAGGCAGCAGCAGCACCCTTTGCCAAGGATGCCAATCTGTCCAGCGCGCCCTGA
- a CDS encoding acyl-CoA dehydrogenase family protein, translating into MTLNRTEQKLADLNQPKPWSGINAFRSDPLLVDIAASMPRPLRDDFETIGRYVTSPEAQDLARMANEGLPKLRTHGPRGERLDMVEFHPAWHALMRRSVTSGLHASAWENIADERGRSHKARALRFYLTAQLECGHLCPLTMTSASVAAISASPAVQKEWAPKILSRKYDSSNRPWMQKASVTIGMGMTEKQGGTDVRANTSTAERVGEGIYRLNGHKWFMSAPMSDAFVMLAQTRDGLGCFLVPRLLEDGSANGLRFQRLKDKLGNRSNASSEVEFSDTFGFVLGSPDAGIRTILDMVTLTRLDCALASAGMMRASLAEAVHHVRGRKVSGKALVAQPMMTRVLADMALDVAAASALSFRLAEAFDRARDSAEDAAYARIMTPVAKYWSCKIAPALIAEAMECIGGSGYVEERPIARHYREAPVNAIWEGSGNVMALDVLRVLTRGKDLFELLFQVISRDLGPSAKKTVDVLRAAMSLCERDEGAARMLVEQLALAAAAAELYRLGAGRIADAFLESRLAAGWRSTYGMLDSRFDSAYIVDLLYPAAI; encoded by the coding sequence ATGACTCTGAACCGTACCGAACAGAAACTCGCCGATCTGAACCAGCCGAAACCCTGGTCGGGGATCAACGCTTTCCGCTCCGACCCGCTGCTGGTTGATATTGCAGCGTCGATGCCGCGTCCGCTGCGCGATGATTTCGAGACCATCGGGCGTTATGTGACCTCGCCCGAGGCGCAGGATCTGGCGCGCATGGCCAATGAAGGCCTGCCCAAGCTGCGCACCCATGGGCCGCGCGGCGAGCGGCTCGACATGGTCGAGTTCCATCCCGCCTGGCACGCGCTGATGCGCCGCTCGGTGACATCGGGCCTGCATGCCTCGGCCTGGGAAAACATCGCAGACGAGCGCGGCCGTTCGCACAAGGCACGCGCGTTGCGCTTCTATCTGACGGCGCAGCTCGAATGCGGCCATCTCTGCCCGCTGACGATGACCAGCGCCTCGGTGGCGGCGATCTCCGCGTCGCCGGCCGTGCAGAAGGAATGGGCGCCCAAAATCCTGTCGCGCAAATATGATTCGTCCAACCGGCCATGGATGCAGAAAGCCTCCGTCACCATCGGCATGGGCATGACGGAAAAGCAGGGCGGCACGGACGTGCGCGCCAATACCTCGACGGCCGAGCGGGTGGGTGAGGGCATCTACCGGCTGAACGGCCATAAATGGTTCATGTCGGCGCCGATGAGCGATGCTTTCGTGATGCTGGCGCAGACCCGTGACGGTCTCGGCTGCTTCCTCGTGCCGCGACTGCTGGAAGATGGCTCGGCAAACGGCCTGCGCTTCCAGCGCCTGAAGGACAAGCTCGGCAACCGGTCCAATGCGTCCTCCGAGGTCGAATTCTCCGATACGTTCGGCTTCGTGCTTGGCTCCCCCGATGCAGGCATCCGCACCATTCTCGACATGGTGACGCTGACGCGCCTCGATTGCGCGCTGGCCTCTGCCGGCATGATGCGGGCGTCGCTGGCTGAAGCCGTGCATCATGTGCGCGGCCGCAAGGTGTCCGGCAAGGCTTTGGTCGCGCAGCCGATGATGACGCGGGTTCTGGCCGACATGGCGCTTGATGTCGCCGCCGCCAGCGCCTTGTCGTTCCGTCTTGCCGAAGCCTTCGACCGGGCGCGCGACAGCGCCGAGGATGCGGCCTATGCGCGGATCATGACGCCGGTTGCGAAATACTGGAGCTGCAAGATTGCGCCTGCGCTGATCGCCGAGGCGATGGAATGCATCGGCGGCAGCGGCTATGTCGAAGAACGCCCGATCGCCCGGCATTACCGCGAAGCCCCGGTCAATGCGATCTGGGAAGGGTCAGGCAACGTCATGGCGCTCGACGTGCTGCGGGTTTTGACCCGTGGAAAAGACCTGTTCGAACTGCTGTTCCAGGTGATCAGCCGCGATCTCGGACCCTCCGCCAAAAAGACAGTCGATGTGCTGCGGGCGGCGATGTCGCTCTGCGAGCGCGACGAGGGGGCGGCCCGCATGCTGGTCGAACAGCTGGCGCTCGCTGCCGCCGCTGCCGAACTCTACCGGCTGGGGGCAGGGCGGATTGCCGATGCCTTCCTCGAATCGCGGCTGGCTGCCGGCTGGCGCTCCACCTATGGCATGCTCGATTCGCGCTTTGATTCCGCTTATATCGTCGATCTGCTCTATCCGGCGGCGATATAG
- a CDS encoding aspartate carbamoyltransferase catalytic subunit, whose amino-acid sequence MDFFPHRHLLGIKGLNEQDITLLLDRADEAVKISRQREKKTSTLRGLTQINLFFEASTRTQSSFELAGKRLGADVMNMSVSNSSVKKGETLIDTAMTLNAMHPDVLVVRHSSAGAAALLAQKVSCSVVNAGDGQHEHPTQALLDALTIRRAKGKLSRIIVAICGDVLHSRVARSNILLLNQMGARVRVVAPATLLPSGIADMGAEVYHSMEEGLKDADVVMMLRLQRERMAGSFVPSVREYFRYYGLDAEKLKAAKDDALVMHPGPMNRGVEIASEIADGPQSVIEQQVEMGVAVRMAVMETLLLSQNQGPRT is encoded by the coding sequence ATGGATTTCTTTCCGCATCGCCACCTGCTCGGCATCAAGGGCCTGAACGAACAGGACATCACGCTCCTGCTCGACCGGGCCGACGAAGCCGTCAAGATTTCCCGCCAGAGAGAAAAGAAGACCTCGACGCTGCGCGGCCTGACGCAGATCAACCTGTTCTTTGAGGCCTCGACCCGGACGCAATCCTCCTTCGAACTCGCCGGCAAGCGGCTTGGCGCCGATGTGATGAACATGTCGGTCAGCAATTCCTCGGTGAAGAAGGGCGAAACGCTGATCGACACGGCGATGACGCTGAACGCGATGCACCCGGATGTGCTGGTCGTGCGCCACTCCTCCGCCGGTGCCGCAGCGCTGCTCGCTCAAAAAGTGTCCTGCTCCGTCGTCAATGCCGGCGACGGTCAGCACGAACACCCGACACAGGCGCTGCTCGATGCGCTCACCATCCGCCGCGCCAAGGGCAAGCTGTCGCGCATCATCGTCGCGATCTGCGGCGACGTTCTGCATTCGCGCGTCGCCCGTTCCAATATCCTGCTCCTCAACCAGATGGGCGCCCGCGTCCGTGTGGTTGCGCCGGCAACGCTTCTCCCCTCCGGCATCGCCGACATGGGGGCCGAGGTCTATCACTCGATGGAGGAAGGCCTGAAAGACGCCGACGTGGTGATGATGCTGCGCCTGCAGCGCGAGCGCATGGCCGGCTCCTTCGTGCCCTCGGTGCGCGAATATTTCCGCTATTACGGGCTGGATGCCGAAAAACTGAAAGCTGCCAAGGACGACGCGCTCGTCATGCATCCTGGTCCGATGAACCGGGGCGTCGAGATTGCCTCGGAGATCGCCGACGGTCCTCAGAGCGTGATTGAGCAGCAGGTCGAAATGGGGGTTGCCGTGCGCATGGCGGTGATGGAAACGCTTCTTCTTTCCCAGAACCAGGGGCCGCGCACATGA
- a CDS encoding dihydroorotase produces the protein MSNLVLKNLRIIDPSRNLDETGDIMVENGRIVAAGQSAGTQVPEGAEVKDCTGLIAVPGLVDARVFVGEPGGEYRETIESASRAAAAGGVTSIITMPDTDPVIDDIALVQFVQKTARDKALINVYPAAALTKHLDGEEMTEFGLLREAGAVCFTNGRRPVHDTLVLRRAMTYAREFGAVISLETRDKYLGAEGVMNEGLLASWLGLSGVPREAEIIPLERDLRIAGLTKGAYHAAKISLPESAEAIATARKRGANVTCGISINHLTLNENDIGEYRTFFKLSPPLRGEDDRVAMVEALANGTIDIIVSSHDPQDVDTKRLPFADAADGAIGLETMLAAALRLYHSGNVPLMRLIDAMSTRPAQIFGLDAGTLKPGAKADITLIDLEEPWLFGKDAIVSRSKNTPFENARFTGRAVQTYVAGKLVHSL, from the coding sequence ATGAGCAACCTCGTCCTGAAGAACCTGCGCATCATCGACCCCTCGCGCAATCTCGATGAAACCGGCGACATCATGGTCGAAAACGGCCGGATCGTTGCTGCCGGACAGTCTGCCGGGACCCAGGTTCCGGAAGGCGCCGAGGTCAAGGATTGCACCGGCCTGATTGCCGTGCCCGGCCTGGTCGATGCCCGCGTCTTCGTCGGCGAGCCCGGCGGCGAATACCGCGAAACCATCGAATCCGCATCGCGCGCGGCCGCCGCCGGCGGCGTCACCTCGATCATCACCATGCCGGATACCGACCCGGTCATCGACGATATCGCGCTGGTGCAGTTCGTGCAGAAGACGGCGCGCGACAAGGCGCTGATCAATGTCTATCCGGCAGCCGCTCTGACCAAGCATCTCGACGGCGAGGAAATGACCGAGTTCGGCCTGTTGCGCGAGGCAGGCGCGGTCTGCTTTACCAATGGCCGCCGCCCGGTGCACGACACGCTCGTCCTTCGCCGCGCCATGACCTATGCGCGCGAATTCGGGGCTGTGATCTCGCTGGAAACCCGTGACAAATATCTGGGTGCCGAAGGCGTCATGAACGAAGGTCTGCTCGCCAGCTGGCTGGGGCTTTCCGGTGTTCCGCGCGAGGCCGAGATCATCCCGCTCGAGCGCGACCTGCGCATCGCCGGGCTGACCAAGGGGGCCTATCATGCCGCAAAAATCTCCCTGCCCGAATCGGCCGAGGCTATCGCCACGGCCCGCAAGCGCGGCGCTAACGTCACCTGCGGCATCTCGATCAACCATCTGACGCTGAACGAAAACGATATCGGCGAATACCGCACGTTCTTCAAGCTGTCGCCACCGCTGCGCGGCGAGGATGATCGTGTGGCGATGGTGGAAGCTCTGGCCAACGGCACCATCGATATCATCGTCTCCTCGCACGATCCGCAGGACGTCGATACCAAGCGCCTGCCCTTTGCCGATGCCGCAGATGGCGCGATCGGGCTGGAAACCATGCTGGCAGCGGCTTTGCGCCTCTATCACAGCGGCAACGTTCCGTTGATGCGCCTGATCGATGCCATGTCGACGCGGCCGGCGCAGATTTTCGGGCTGGATGCCGGCACGCTGAAGCCCGGCGCCAAGGCCGACATCACGCTGATCGATCTGGAAGAGCCCTGGCTGTTCGGCAAGGATGCGATCGTGTCGCGCTCGAAAAACACACCTTTCGAAAATGCCCGCTTTACCGGCCGGGCCGTTCAAACCTATGTTGCGGGAAAACTGGTTCATTCACTCTGA
- the plsY gene encoding glycerol-3-phosphate 1-O-acyltransferase PlsY, whose amino-acid sequence MADIFSWQLGLALTAGAAIFGYLLGSIPFGLILTRMAGLGDVRKIGSGNIGATNVLRTGNKKLAAATLLLDALKGTAAAAIASRWGIEAGIAAGFAAFVGHLYPVWLGFKGGKGIATYIGVLLGLAPIMVLLFAAIWLAMAKITRYSSLSALVATLIVPVVLLATGYGKIGLLFVVMSVITWIKHRANIQRLLAGTESRIGQKG is encoded by the coding sequence ATGGCTGACATATTTTCCTGGCAACTCGGGCTGGCGCTGACGGCCGGGGCTGCAATCTTCGGCTATCTGCTAGGCTCGATCCCCTTCGGCCTCATCCTCACCCGCATGGCCGGGCTTGGCGATGTCCGCAAGATCGGTTCCGGCAATATCGGCGCGACCAATGTGCTGCGCACCGGCAACAAGAAACTTGCCGCAGCCACGCTGCTGCTGGATGCCCTGAAGGGAACTGCCGCTGCGGCCATTGCCTCACGCTGGGGGATCGAGGCGGGTATTGCCGCCGGTTTCGCCGCCTTCGTCGGTCACCTCTATCCTGTCTGGCTGGGTTTCAAGGGCGGCAAGGGCATTGCGACCTATATCGGCGTGCTGCTTGGTCTGGCGCCGATCATGGTTCTTTTGTTTGCGGCCATCTGGCTGGCGATGGCGAAAATCACCCGTTACTCTTCGTTGTCTGCGCTGGTTGCAACATTGATCGTTCCGGTTGTATTGTTGGCAACGGGCTATGGGAAGATCGGTTTGCTGTTCGTGGTGATGAGCGTCATCACCTGGATCAAGCACCGGGCGAATATCCAGCGGCTCCTGGCGGGGACCGAAAGCCGGATCGGGCAAAAGGGATAG
- the dprA gene encoding DNA-processing protein DprA — MSDGSAGRNGIALTERQRIAWLRLIRSDNVGPATFRDLINHFGSAETALEMLPELSRRGGSTRAIRVASIAEAEKELSAAHRFGARFIGIGEPDYPPALRQIDGAPPLLAVKGNGATGTLPSLGIVGSRNASISGTKFAAMIARDVGRAGYSIISGLARGIDTAAHRASLETGTIAALAGGLDQPYPPENIGLLDEITHGNGLAISEMPFGWEPRARDFPRRNRLIAGVSLGLAVVEAAARSGSLITARYAADFGRLVFAVPGSPLDPRCQGTNGLLKDGATVTTEAQDILQALAPLSRIDLFTPPQAEEPGEHDGGPMAPPPDANDRMRITNALGPTPVEIDDIIRHTGLAASAVYLVLLELDLAGRLHRHPGGLVSLSIGD, encoded by the coding sequence ATGTCGGATGGCAGCGCAGGACGGAATGGAATTGCGCTGACGGAACGACAAAGAATTGCCTGGTTGAGGCTGATCCGCAGCGACAATGTCGGTCCTGCCACCTTTCGCGATCTCATCAACCATTTCGGCTCTGCGGAAACCGCGCTCGAAATGCTGCCCGAACTGTCGCGCCGCGGCGGTTCCACCCGCGCCATCCGGGTGGCTTCCATTGCCGAGGCGGAAAAGGAGCTCTCTGCGGCCCATCGCTTCGGCGCCCGCTTCATCGGCATCGGCGAACCGGATTATCCTCCGGCGCTGCGCCAGATCGACGGTGCTCCGCCGCTTCTGGCCGTGAAAGGCAACGGAGCCACCGGCACCCTCCCTTCGCTTGGCATTGTCGGCTCGCGCAATGCCTCGATCAGCGGCACGAAATTTGCGGCGATGATTGCGCGCGATGTCGGGCGCGCCGGATATTCGATCATATCGGGGCTTGCGCGCGGCATCGATACGGCAGCACACCGGGCGAGCCTGGAAACGGGAACGATCGCAGCGCTGGCCGGTGGTCTGGATCAACCCTACCCGCCCGAAAATATCGGCCTTCTCGACGAGATCACGCATGGGAATGGCCTCGCCATCAGCGAAATGCCATTCGGCTGGGAACCGCGCGCCCGTGATTTCCCGCGCCGCAACCGGCTGATTGCCGGTGTCAGTCTCGGGCTTGCCGTGGTCGAGGCCGCAGCCCGCTCGGGATCGCTGATCACCGCGCGCTATGCCGCCGACTTCGGACGGCTGGTCTTTGCCGTGCCGGGATCGCCGCTCGACCCCCGGTGCCAGGGCACCAACGGTCTGTTGAAGGATGGTGCGACGGTGACGACAGAGGCGCAGGATATCCTGCAGGCGCTCGCCCCTCTCAGCCGCATCGACCTCTTCACGCCGCCGCAGGCGGAGGAACCGGGCGAGCATGATGGCGGGCCGATGGCACCGCCGCCGGATGCCAACGATCGCATGCGGATCACCAATGCGCTCGGGCCGACGCCGGTCGAGATCGACGACATCATCCGCCATACGGGGCTTGCGGCATCCGCCGTCTATCTTGTCCTTCTAGAACTGGATCTTGCCGGACGGCTTCACCGGCATCCCGGCGGCCTTGTTTCTCTCAGCATTGGAGATTGA
- the topA gene encoding type I DNA topoisomerase, with product MNVVVVESPSKAKTINKYLGPGYKVLASFGHVRDLPAKDGSVLPDDDFAMLWEVDTKSAKHMKDIADALKSADRLILATDPDREGEAISWHVLDLLRKKKLIGDKPVSRVVFNAITKKAVLDAMANPRDIDIPLVDAYLARRALDYLVGFNLSPVLWRKLPGARSAGRVQSVTLRLVCDREAEIERFISEEYWNLSALLKTPRGDEFEARLVSAGGSRLPPRGVTNGEDAGKLKSLLDGAAYTVESIEAKPVRRNPSPPFTTSTLQQAASSKLGFSASRTMQVAQRLYEGIDIGGETVGLITYMRTDGVQMAAEAIEAARSAIGDQFGSRYVPDKARLYSTKAKNAQEAHEAIRPTDFTRIPDHVRKFLDADQLRLYDLIWKRGIASQMASAEIERTTAEITADNKGEKAGLRAVGSVIRFDGFIAAYTDQKEDGEQSDDGDEDGRLPQINARENLAKQKINSTQHFTEPPPRYSEASLIKKMEELGIGRPSTYAATVTTLLDREYITNDKRKLVPEAKGRLVTAFLESFFARYVEYDFTASLEEKLDQISAGELNWKDVLRDFWRDFFAQIEDTKELRVTNVLDALNEELAPLVFPKREDGSDPRICQVCGTGKLSLKLGKYGAFVGCSNYPECNFTRQLSSDSNGGDEASVSSEPLALGKDPHTSEEITLRSGRFGPYVQRGDGKEAKRSSLPKGWTPASIDHEKALALLSLPRDIGAHPESGKMISSGLGRYGPFILHDGKYANVESIEDVFSIGLNRAVSVLADKQAKGPGGRGASAAPLKEVGDHPDGGPITVKDGKYGPYVNWGKVNATLPKGKDPVSVTMEDALLLIAERIAKGGIKPAKGKATKAAKPKAAAKTGAATAKSAKPKTAAAKPKAAAKPKAAAKPKTAAKAKKD from the coding sequence ATGAATGTCGTCGTCGTGGAATCGCCTTCAAAGGCGAAGACCATCAACAAGTATCTGGGTCCCGGCTACAAGGTGCTCGCATCCTTCGGTCACGTCCGTGATTTGCCGGCCAAGGATGGCTCGGTGCTGCCGGATGACGACTTCGCCATGCTGTGGGAAGTGGATACCAAATCCGCCAAGCACATGAAGGATATTGCCGACGCCCTGAAATCCGCCGACCGCCTCATTCTGGCAACCGACCCGGATCGCGAGGGAGAAGCGATTTCCTGGCATGTGCTGGATCTCTTGCGCAAGAAGAAGCTGATCGGCGACAAGCCGGTGAGCCGCGTCGTGTTCAACGCCATCACCAAGAAGGCCGTGCTCGATGCGATGGCCAATCCGCGTGATATCGATATCCCGCTGGTGGATGCCTATCTGGCACGCCGGGCGCTCGATTATCTCGTCGGCTTCAACCTGTCGCCGGTTCTGTGGCGCAAGCTGCCCGGCGCCCGCTCGGCCGGCCGCGTGCAATCGGTGACGCTGCGTCTCGTCTGCGACCGGGAAGCTGAAATCGAACGGTTCATCTCGGAAGAATACTGGAACCTTTCGGCCCTCCTGAAGACGCCGCGTGGCGACGAGTTCGAGGCCCGGCTGGTTTCGGCCGGCGGCAGCCGCCTGCCGCCCCGTGGAGTGACCAATGGCGAAGACGCCGGCAAGCTGAAGTCCCTGCTGGACGGCGCTGCCTATACGGTTGAAAGCATCGAAGCCAAGCCGGTCAGGCGCAATCCGTCGCCGCCGTTCACCACGTCGACGCTGCAGCAGGCCGCCTCCTCCAAGCTCGGCTTCTCCGCATCGCGCACCATGCAGGTCGCCCAGAGGCTTTACGAAGGTATCGATATCGGCGGCGAGACTGTCGGTCTCATCACCTATATGCGTACCGACGGCGTGCAGATGGCGGCAGAGGCGATAGAGGCGGCGCGCAGCGCCATCGGCGATCAGTTCGGCAGCCGCTACGTGCCGGACAAGGCGCGTCTCTATTCGACCAAGGCCAAGAACGCCCAGGAAGCGCATGAGGCGATCCGCCCGACCGACTTCACCCGCATTCCCGACCATGTGCGCAAGTTTCTCGATGCCGACCAGCTGCGTCTCTACGACCTGATCTGGAAGCGCGGCATTGCCAGCCAGATGGCGTCGGCTGAAATCGAGCGGACCACCGCCGAGATCACCGCCGACAACAAGGGCGAGAAGGCTGGCCTGCGCGCCGTCGGCTCGGTCATCCGGTTCGATGGTTTCATCGCCGCCTATACCGACCAGAAGGAAGATGGCGAGCAAAGCGACGACGGCGACGAGGATGGCCGCCTGCCGCAGATCAATGCCCGCGAAAACCTCGCCAAGCAGAAGATCAACTCGACCCAGCACTTCACCGAGCCGCCGCCGCGCTATTCGGAAGCATCGCTGATCAAGAAGATGGAAGAGCTCGGCATCGGCCGCCCGTCCACTTATGCGGCGACGGTGACGACGCTGCTCGACCGCGAATATATCACCAACGACAAGCGCAAGCTGGTGCCCGAGGCCAAGGGCCGGCTGGTCACGGCGTTTCTTGAAAGCTTTTTCGCGCGTTATGTCGAATATGATTTCACGGCGTCGCTGGAAGAAAAGCTCGACCAGATTTCTGCGGGTGAACTGAACTGGAAGGACGTTCTCCGCGATTTCTGGAGGGACTTCTTCGCCCAGATCGAAGATACCAAGGAACTGCGCGTCACCAACGTGCTCGACGCGCTGAACGAGGAACTGGCCCCGCTGGTCTTCCCCAAGCGCGAGGACGGCAGCGATCCGCGCATCTGCCAGGTCTGCGGCACCGGCAAGCTGTCGCTGAAGCTCGGCAAATACGGCGCTTTCGTCGGCTGCTCGAACTATCCGGAATGCAACTTCACCCGCCAGCTTTCATCCGACAGCAATGGCGGCGACGAGGCATCGGTCTCCAGCGAGCCGCTGGCTCTGGGCAAGGACCCGCATACAAGCGAGGAAATCACCCTGCGCTCCGGCCGTTTCGGACCCTATGTCCAGCGCGGCGACGGCAAGGAAGCCAAGCGCTCGAGCCTGCCCAAGGGCTGGACACCGGCGAGCATCGATCACGAAAAGGCACTGGCGCTTCTGTCGCTGCCGCGCGATATCGGCGCGCATCCCGAAAGCGGCAAGATGATCTCGTCGGGCCTTGGCCGCTACGGGCCGTTCATCCTGCATGACGGCAAATATGCCAATGTCGAGAGCATCGAGGATGTGTTTTCCATCGGCCTTAACCGTGCTGTCTCGGTTCTGGCCGACAAGCAGGCCAAGGGTCCCGGCGGACGCGGCGCCTCTGCCGCTCCGCTGAAGGAAGTCGGCGATCATCCCGATGGCGGACCGATTACGGTCAAGGACGGCAAATACGGTCCCTACGTCAATTGGGGCAAGGTCAATGCGACCCTGCCGAAGGGCAAGGATCCGGTCTCGGTGACGATGGAAGACGCGTTGCTCCTGATCGCAGAACGCATTGCCAAGGGCGGCATCAAGCCGGCCAAGGGCAAGGCAACCAAGGCCGCTAAGCCAAAGGCTGCTGCCAAGACCGGTGCGGCCACGGCAAAGTCTGCCAAGCCGAAGACGGCTGCGGCCAAACCAAAAGCCGCAGCAAAGCCAAAGGCAGCGGCAAAGCCGAAGACGGCTGCAAAAGCGAAGAAAGACTGA